The segment tgtgtccgtatgtggccgtcagcacacacaggacgtccgtggctgtccatccagatatcagcacgttggtccttggactcagcacgctggcccttcccgtggactgtttgggccaTTTTGGCCCAtgtcggctgtctgttcagtacacacaggatgtctgtgggtgtccgccagcacacaaaggacatttgtggctgtccgtgactgtccgtcagcacacacatgacatctgtggctttccgtgtgtgtccgtgtgtgtctgtgggtgtcccccagcatacacaggacgttcgtggctgtccgtggctgtctgtcatcacacacaggacgtccgtgtgtgtcagtcagcacacacaggacgtccgtgtgtgtgcgtctgtgtccgtcagcacacacaggacgtccgtgggtgcccttcagcacacacaggacgtcagtggttgtccatcagtacacatatcagcacgctggcccttcccttgcactgttcgggtgattttggcccacgtggactgtctgttcagtacacacaggacgtctgtgggtgttcgtcagcacacacaggacgcccgtgggtgtccgtcagcacacacaggacatccttggctgtctgtgtgtgtccgtgtgtgtccgtgtgtgtccatcagcacacacaggacgttagtggctgtccattagtacacatatcagcatgttggtccttgggctcaacacgctggcccttcctggggactgtttgggtgatttttgcccacgtgggctgtctgttcaatacacgcaggacgtcagtgggtgtccgccagcacacacaggacatccagggctgtccgtggctgtctgtcagcacacataggatgtccgtgactgtccgtgtgtgtccgtccgcacagacaggacgtccttgggtgtctgtcagcacacacaggacatccgtgtgtgtccgtcagcacacacaggacgtccgtggctgtccatgtgtgtctgtgtgtgtccgtcagcacacacaggacgtccgtggctgtccatcagtatacatatcagcacgttggtccttggactaagcacgctggcccttctcgtggactgtttgggttattttggcccacgtgggctgtctactcagtacagagaggacgtccatgggtgtccgccagctcacacaggacgtccgtggctgtccatggctgtccatcagcacacacaggacgtccgtggctgtccgtgtgtgtccgtgtgtgtccgtgtctgtccgtcagaacacacatgacgtccgtggctgtccatcagtacacatataagcatgttggtccttggactcagcacgttgacccttcccgtggactgttcgggtgattttggcccacgtgggctttttgttcagtacacacaggacgtccgtgggtgttcgccagcacacacaggacgtctgtcgctgtccgtggctgtccgtcagcacacacaggacatccgtggctgtccatgggtgtccgtgtgtgtccgtcaacacacacaggacgtcagtggctgtccaccagtacacatatcagcccgttggtccttggaatcagcatgcttgtaagacccgatcatggccgactaggccgcggtcgatgcctcacgtcgctcggtcgataccctgaccgaacatctcaaaattttcgccctttatttaaaacatcgctcATACGAGAGAgataactcagatcttagctcaagactaccatagtctttcctagcttagatcaatacaacacatacgcagcggaataatatcatcatccattggtctataaccaatctaatacttgtccagtagaatcacctcagctaatggtcagtatactcaactaccagctagctccaaggttgattctgaacacgaaccaagtcatacaaatctgaggttccgtttccctaaccattctatctagatctgtgcaacattgctagatcatacctttgccacatccacggagcttgttagctcatcggcccagctactctagctgaatgaactcatagaccagctgatcgagctgtcacactcgaactgagctaggaccgagctatggccagctgccatatactgcatccagctcctttacacacacaaaacaactcccttaggtacttagtcattcagccaaccatccccacagacataagtaacccttgagaagtcttcaaacggctaaggacatgcatctggcccttaccggctcatgcactgtcccacatccttttgccttatcaacttatgataccaagtccagctcatggaataacaacgcccatcagatcctgagtcaatcaaccaaccaccccacatgacccagaactgatgagtcttcacacgtacctaaccggccatggaaccatgtcctaacgaagccgatcagtcctcctattaccaccggtgcatcctttgatcaatcagatcagacaccttgatccatcacctatggatcaggtcatccatccttgccaaagatcagattacacacggccttctttagataaacacaccggccccatacttgtggtccatgccacttagtactggccttactcgcctccacggcttgctgctggttccaaatgaattggaccttgcaccccacatggttcctcattttctaggatccccatgtgtctcctccatgattcggatcattgattcacaccatggtcagaactaacacacacaccatgatccaccatggatcactatccaattagtggcctctaacttacatcccacatggatgagttagatcaactaagatccgccccttatctcagggtcctggatcctttgtttacatcacaacatatggtcttcaaggggcgtgccatacttggccttaaccgcaccacaagagacagaaacataaccttgaaagtaattataaaatcagttaccttatacatgatctgattagatcaagtgcctttccttattatgttcggccatgctcctccagtgcacgactctatcaatccttatcacatacctcctgtatttaTAAGATTCATTCaagggtcgcacccctgatcccttccatggaactaccatgaaaccagtttctacactgcatccaccttcaaggctattcatgccattgtgagggaagtccggccttctcccttctctcctgggtatttgcgtgtgttcccaagatacaggggaagcctaggacgtgttcatccgtggtgaaaacctaccacagggtcgttcataactccccttgcacttccatgaaactgccctcccacacatctctctccttaaggctgtcatggcctttgggaatgaattccggtcatctaccttctttcctcaccatttgcgtgtgttctcaggccctgtaggatgctttgggtgataacatcacggatcaaaaccaccagaaagtcgttcataatttcccccttgatctctcccaaaactgcctctttatgaccttcacaccactatgggtcttggattgggaatccaaccaactctctgtcttttctctgtgtttctttgtgtttcagggtgtaggaggaagccctggcgtgcctgccaaggcacggacttccctgccctttatagaagaaggggcagttacctttccaaaggttgcaccctttcggtatcatttctggccattgatttaatcaatggtccagatcatacccattcgcctcaggtagtttccagacgccctgggcttgcaAATCCACTCCTgcacaagtccaaacaagcccacacggattgcccaagcttctggctcaatcccaagagccaaccagcccatcggtacacccgggtctCCCACATGGCCCgaccactgtccagacccggcccaactgcccatgacttgaacactcagtccagctgagttgagctgatccccagctgcccCTTCTGAGTGAGTGTTTGATCGGAAAACGGTGATAAAAGGATGTGGGTTTAACAAAGACGTTTTATTATGGTCGGAAGAGACGTTCAGTCGGTTACAagagaagtaaagagaatgcGACAGAAGAGAAGCCGGCAACTCGATGAGCTACCGGAAAAGTACAGATAACGGCAAGATGAAGCAAAggtgaaaaccctaatctagccGCCAGGTGTTAGTCAGATGATTTCGGATCCCCTTCTCGTTTCTCTTCCTTCTCCTTATATAGTCCTCTGATGTGTCGTTCTTGACCTAGCTTAAGTCGTCTTCGTGGGCCTTCTTTATTGGGCCGAGAGGCCCGCATTCGTCCGAGCGGTCGCTGAGCTGTGTGCCTTTTAGTCGGCGTCGCTCGACTTGAGATACTGTAGAGGCAAGCCGAGTAATCAACCGGTTTAAGCTGACTATTCGAGCCATCGCTTTCCTTGGTCTGGGCCGGGCCTTATATTCCTTGGGCCTTGTGGGATGATTAAATCCATCCTCTACAGTAAGTCCCCCCAGTCCATCGGTGAGCGGAGAGTCGACAAGCTCATGATGGATTCTGGAACTCGAAGGTTCAAAGGAATAGGAGTCCTGTCGGGAGATTGAAACGATGGGTCGATGAGTCGCGGGGAAGGCTGCGGTAATGCCTTCTCTCGAAGTCGTTGAGTCGCAGGGAAGGCTGCGATAATGCCTTCTCTCGGAGTCGTTGAGTCGCAGGCTCCCAGATTTTGATCGGTAAATCCTGGCTAATTTACCGGTTTAACCGATCTTAGGATAACCGTTTGGTTAATTAAGATAAGAAGCCGGAAAGTCGCGGGAGTCGATGGGGTTTTTGGGGGAAACTCGAGGCCCGTTTAGGCCCATTTAGGTTTAATAATGATGCCTCGAATCTTTCCCCCTTTTTCCCTTCACGAGTGTCTCGGGGAGTCAAAACGCCACGAGGGTCCGCTGGGTATTTAGGGGGAATTTCGAGGCCCATTTAGGCCCGATTAGACCTAATGATGATGCCTCGAACTCCTCCCTCTCTTCTCCTTATAAATATGCGGATCCCCTTTCATTTCTTTAAGTTTCTTCCGCGATCaaaggtactttctctctcCTTCCTTTATCTCTCTAAGTGTTGTAGCCTTCGTTCGACGCGATCTTCATTATGTCATCGGTTCCGAGATTATCGAGGCAACAGAAAGGAAAATCGGTTGCGGCGACGTCGACGCCGGCAAGGAATCCCGACGGAGGTCGTCTCGGGGATCTTGAATCTACCCACCATGCGGCGATGATGGACACCGCCAATTTGTCTCGTTCCCAAAGGCTCCTGGTCGCAGATGCCACGAGGCTTGCGAGGGAAGGGAATGAGAACGTCGCTGTTAGAGACGCGACGGAGTGTGCGAGAGACGGGCAGAGCGGGGCGATGCCTGTCGACTCGGTTACTTTGAGAGCTCGCCCTATGGAGGGCGATCCTCCTGAAAATGACGATCCCGAAGCTGAGTTAGTCCCGACGACCTTCTATCCCGACGGGATTTTCGAGGAGCTTCCGAGACTTCTACCCGACCTGCTTCGCCCTGCCTTCGTGGCTGGTCAAGACTGGGAGGGTGTAGAAGAGACTAAATCGACCCCGAGGAGCGTGAAGAAGGTTCTTCGATCCAAGGGCGCTACGGGCGTAACTTTCCTTATCCCCACGAAGGAGCAGAGACCTTGGTCTCCTCCGATCGGATATCAGACGGTATACGAGTCTTACTTCCAGGAGGACACTCGCTGTTGGTTCCCGATCCCGCGACTAATCACTGCGTACGCTAGGCGGCGAGACATCGCGATTAGCCAACTATTGAATGGCTCGCTGCGACTGGCCGTCACCTTATCGGTTTTAGCGGAGCAGATCGATATGCCGATGAGAGTCAGATCTTTCGAGGAGATGACCTCGAAAACCGACATGAAGGACGGGACCTACTCGGTGAAGATGCGACCAAACTGTAACGTATGCGCCGGCCATCCGAACAAGACGCAGAATTGGCAGCGCTCTTACTTTTTTCTTAAATCCGACGACTCAGCTTTCGAGGAGCCTCCTCGGGAGGACTATCGGGTTCTTTGGAACCGTTCCTGTGGTAGAGTATCTTGTCGCGAACTGCGTCTGACTTGGTTGTTTTTAATGAGATTCTCCTTTTCTTTTGTTCGCAGTTGGCCATCCTACGTCTTCCGTCTACCCCGAGGATTTCTTGAAGAGCGTTCAAGCCGTCGCTTTGCTTAGAATCTACCGTTGGTCCGAGATCACCGTCGAGAAGACCTACGAGTTTAAAGATCGAATTGCTCGAAGTGCGTTCTCTCGCCGTTTCTGGTATTCTTTTTGGCCGTATGGTTTACTTACCGCGTGCTGACATCTTTGCCTTCGTTTTTCCAGGAGGGTGGAGGTCAGATCTTCCGACAGCTCTTCCTATTCGCAAGAAGAGACTAGAAATTTTCCCAAGAGATATCCAGAAGCAAGTCACCGAGGCAAAGAGAATGGGAACTCTTCCAGACTTAAGCGCGATGCTAGCTGCTCAACTGGGACTGGCTAGCGGGGGCGGCCCCTCGACGGCTGTTCCTCGTGCTGGCGAGATTCCCCCTTCCGATGCTGCAAATGCGGGAAAAGgtaggaagaggaagaggggtgacTCGGGAATCGAGGGGAGTGCTGGGGAGGCGAGTGGCGTCCCCCTTTCCGGTGAtcctcagaagaagaagaagaggaggaagaagaccaAGAGGTCTGTTGAGGTTCAGTCGGAGGATCCCGAGGAGCCAACTGGAgctgaggaggaagaagaagaaacccaaCCTGAAGAGGAGGTTTCTGAGGCTGAAGTCTCGAGAGAGCGAGACGAAGCGGGGGAAGCAGATGGATCTGAGGCCTCCCTTAACGCCGCCGTCCCGGACGGTTCCGATGAAAATAGCGGAGAATCGCCGCTTTTGATGAGGAGGCACAACGAGGAGATCGACGATGAAGTACGATCTCCTACTTTGGCGTTTCCTCGCGAGGGAACCCCGGCTATTACTGGGGTTGGGGCCGTTCAGATCGGCACGTCTCCTCGCGGCTCTGCTGTCTTAAGGAGGGCTCCCGGGATTAACTTTCCGGACAAAGTCTCCTTCCACTACGAGGGGCCGGCCCCTCTGGCGTATGTTCCTGAGAGGTGTGGGGAACTTCTTCGCCAACTCAGGGGGAGGGCGAAACCTCTACCTGCCGTGAAGGACCTCATCTTTGGGAGTGAATACGAGGAGGCTGCGAGGGCAAAGCTGCTGGTAAACGCTTCGATCTCTCCCCCCTTTTTTTTGTGTTTCGTTACTTAATTCTTTCTTACGATTTTCATCTCCTCGTTCGTTTAGGGAGACGGCGCGATGAATGTCGTAATTGACAAATACGACACTGCCCTGAAAGGAGTCTCGACTGAACTTGAGCTGGCCAAGAAGGAGCACGCGGAGAAAGAGGAAGCTTCTGCTCGTCAGCTAAGTACATCAAAGGCTAACGTTGAGAGGCTCAATGGGATGGTCACCCGCGCGATGGCTTGAAGAGACGAACTCAAGGCCGATCTGGTGGCGTCTCGCGGGGTTATCCATGAACTCGAGCAGAAGAATGCCGAGCTCGAGAGCGAGAAGGCTTCGCTCGCTGCATCTCATGAAAGAGAGATGAAGCGCCTTAGGGATTCCAGGATCTTGGAAGTGACGAAGGAAAGAGGAAGGGTTGAAGCCGAGATGTCTGCGAAGGCTAACCGTCGCTTTGCCAAGATTCGCTCCCGAGAGGAACGCCGAAGTCTTTACGACAAGGCTCGGTTGCTTCATAGCCAAGCTTTTGGGACCAGGAAATGCCTTGAAGCCTTGAAGAGGGCTGGGAGCGACATCTTGCAAGCCACGATCGATCTTTTCGCGGAGCAAGAGAAGAAATACGAGCAGGAGGCCGAGGAGCTCAAGGTTGGCGAGATACCCGAGGGGGATCTCATGCTTTCTCCTCTTGTACTGGATTCCCAGTTTGTAGATGCTCGTATTTTGGCGAGTCTTGATCCTTACGGGTCCAACGCCGGTCTGATTGACCCAGAGACCGCAGCAAATCTTGTTACTCCGCCTTCTGATCCAATCGATGGACGCCGTGACGAGCCGACGCCTTTTGTAGAGGGTTCTTCGGCTGCGTTTGAGGGGGAGACGCCTAATCGAGGGACCAACGCTGCTGAAGACGGTGCTCCTGTCCTCGTGCTCTCGGATACTTCGGCTGAAGGATCTCGTCGAGGTAACGAGGAGGTTGCTCGCGAGTCGAGTGTTAGGGCTTCAGAGCTTTCTGCCCTCAACGATCGTGAGAGCGACCGAGAGGATTAGCGTTTCTTGTATGTTGTTTTCTTTCGAATCTTATAGGACTCATTGTTGTAGCTTTTCAAACCTTTGCCCTCGAggcttttattttgttgttttctcGCCATCTTGAACTCTTTGGTGATTTGAACTGATTTACTTAACTTAGATTTGTCTATCAAAATCGCGATTTCTCAAGATTTTGAAGTGACTCTGTTCGTTCGTTGTAAATGCTGTTCGAGATGtcgaatcattataattttaaacttgtTATGACTTTGTCTCGATTGACCTCTTTGAGTCGCGACCGTTTGCCACTTTAAGTTTAAGTCGTTAATTAAGAATTTTCGACTTTGACGGTTCCGAGTCGATCCTAATGTAATTTTCAAGCGTTTGGTTGGCCAGACCTTACTTAGTTAATTATAGGATGAATTGGAGTCATTGTCTCGGCCGTGTTGGTTTAGGTCGCAACGCGGTCGATTCCCGTGAATATGTGTCTGATCAGGACGTATTCAACGTGGGATGCAAGTGCCGATACGTTTGTTCGAGGAGCCGGGGCGTGCTCGTGTAGGCATCGCTTAAGTGATCGTCTGCTTTGGAGATCGATTCCTCGGGGagggtttatatatatatattttttatttcgcTGGACCCTTTTTCTTTGGGCTGCCTACGTATCCCTTTGCGGGAATCAAGCCATTCGTAGTTCTTAGATTGCGAGTAAAAGTGGCCTTTGTGGCGCATTcactcgattttttttttttttttttttttttttttgcgagtaAAAGTGGCCTTTGTGGCGCATTCACTCGATTAGTAGATTGCGAGTAAAAGTGGCCTTTGTGGCGCATTTACTCGGGTTGGTGTTTTCTTTGACTAAGGATGGAAGAGGCGGAGATGTTTGGAGTTCCAGGCTCTCGGTACTGCTTCGCCTGTCGAAGTCTCGAGGCGGTATACTCCTGGCTTGATGACTTCGACTATCTTGTATGGTCCCTCCCAGTTGGCGCCGAGCTTGCCGGCTTTCCACTCCTTAGTGTTTTCGAAGACCTTTCTTAAGACGAGGTTGCCCATTTCGAGAGGACGCGACTTGACCTTCTTGTTGTAATAGCTCTCGATTTGATGCTGGTAATTCTGGATGCGGAGTAACGCTTGGTCGCGCTTTTCCTCGATATCGTCGAGTGCGTCTAGGAGCATGTCGCGGTTGAGTTCAGTGTTCTGTGGCATGCGCGACCGGCGTAGACTCGTCACGTTCACTTCTGCAGGAGCCATCGCCTCGATGCCGTAGGCCATTGAGAAGGGTGTAGTCCTCGTCGCTCCGCGAGGAGTGGTTCTATGGGACCACAGGACACCATCTAGTTCGTCTGCCCAGCAACCTTTCTTTAAGTCGAGTCGTTTCTTCAGACCGTCTATGATGGTCTTGTTCGTCGATTCGGCTTGACCATTACTTTGCGGGTTTCTCGGTGTCGACATGTTGAGTCGTATGCGCCATCTGTCGCAGAAGC is part of the Brassica rapa cultivar Chiifu-401-42 unplaced genomic scaffold, CAAS_Brap_v3.01 Scaffold0849, whole genome shotgun sequence genome and harbors:
- the LOC117131107 gene encoding uncharacterized protein LOC117131107 isoform X1; its protein translation is MVYLPRADIFAFVFPGGWRSDLPTALPIRKKRLEIFPRDIQKQVTEAKRMGTLPDLSAMLAAQLGLASGGGPSTAVPRAGEIPPSDAANAGKGRKRKRGDSGIEGSAGEASGVPLSGDPQKKKKRRKKTKRSVEVQSEDPEEPTGAEEEEEETQPEEEVSEAEVSRERDEAGEADGSEASLNAAVPDGSDENSGESPLLMRRHNEEIDDEVRSPTLAFPREGTPAITGVGAVQIGTSPRGSAVLRRAPGINFPDKVSFHYEGPAPLAYVPERCGELLRQLRGRAKPLPAVKDLIFGSEYEEAARAKLLGDGAMNVVIDKYDTALKGVSTELELAKKEHAEKEEASARQLSTSKANVERLNGMVTRAMA
- the LOC117131107 gene encoding uncharacterized protein LOC117131107 isoform X2 — translated: MGTLPDLSAMLAAQLGLASGGGPSTAVPRAGEIPPSDAANAGKGRKRKRGDSGIEGSAGEASGVPLSGDPQKKKKRRKKTKRSVEVQSEDPEEPTGAEEEEEETQPEEEVSEAEVSRERDEAGEADGSEASLNAAVPDGSDENSGESPLLMRRHNEEIDDEVRSPTLAFPREGTPAITGVGAVQIGTSPRGSAVLRRAPGINFPDKVSFHYEGPAPLAYVPERCGELLRQLRGRAKPLPAVKDLIFGSEYEEAARAKLLGDGAMNVVIDKYDTALKGVSTELELAKKEHAEKEEASARQLSTSKANVERLNGMVTRAMA